A stretch of Mobula birostris isolate sMobBir1 chromosome 2, sMobBir1.hap1, whole genome shotgun sequence DNA encodes these proteins:
- the LOC140211673 gene encoding zinc finger and BTB domain-containing protein 7B-like — translation MGASEDELIGIPFPEHSSELLSSLNEQRHKGQLCDVTIVTQGLEYRTHRAVLAACSRYFKKLFTSKPFSGQRNVCELDFVKPEVLGALLEFAYTATLTISSSKMRDVLQAARLLEIQCVTDACADILRSNGGGEECERPEPEPAAAQEYPGPVGYAEGHGDPVPGSPLGLAEEQGNEALPVFRRRQRKRPKKPTRISLGHRGSLYRIVQPLRTTKSNVLRAGGPEEAPVGMGERYAPALEEDMEEVAEEEEEEEDLENEDLEGAGGRFGAPDFLPSPSPADRITSGMDPEQDSTPYLASQDDGLLGSGLSSPDKLVRRRKSQLPQECPICHKVIHGAGKLPRHMRTHTGEKPFACEVCGVRFTRNDKLKIHMRKHTGERPYSCNCCDARFLHSYDLKNHTRLHTGDRPFECSQCRKAFVRLDHLQRHLKGQNCLEVRTRKRKGEPEGSVTGANGAFTHDHGAARRLLEADGGLAVEYGVGNGSLLMDRSFDPEWGHVSTSWDQEPAADSS, via the exons ATGGGAGCCAGTGAAGACGAGCTGATCGGAATCCCGTTCCCTGAGCATAGCAGCGAGCTTCTCAGCAGCCTCAACGAGCAAAGACACAAGGGGCAGCTCTGCGACGTCACCATCGTGACACAGGGTCTGGAGTACCGCACCCACCGAGCCGTGCTGGCCGCCTGCAGCCGCTACTTCAAGAAGCTCTTCACGTCCAAGCCTTTCAGCGGACAGCGCAACGTCTGCGAGCTGGACTTCGTCAAGCCTGAGGTGCTGGGTGCCCTGCTGGAGTTCGCCTACACCGCCACGCTAACCATCAGCAGCTCCAAAATGAGAGACGTGCTGCAGGCCGCCCGCCTGCTCGAGATACAGTGCGTCACCGACGCCTGTGCCGACATCCTGCGCAgcaatggcggaggggaagagtgTGAACGGCCGGAGCCTGAGCCGGCCGCTGCCCAGGAATACCCAGGGCCAGTGGGTTATGCTGAGGGCCACGGGGACCCTGTTCCCGGCAGCCCTCTTGGACTGGCTGAGGAGCAGGGCAATGAAGCACTGCCCGTATTCCGGCGGCGGCAGCGCAAGAGGCCGAAGAAGCCCACCCGCATCTCGCTGGGCCACCGGGGCAGTCTATACCGAATCGTCCAGCCCCTGCGGACCACCAAGAGCAACGTGCTGAGGGCCGGCGGTCCGGAGGAGGCGCCGGTCGGGATGGGCGAGCGCTATGCGCCGGCACTGGAGGAGGACATGGaggaggtggcagaggaggaagaagaggaggaggacttGGAGAACGAGGACTTGGAGGGTGCAGGTGGCCGGTTCGGGGCGCCCGACTTCCTGCCATCCCCTTCCCCAGCGGACCGGATCACGAGTGGAATGGACCCGGAGCAGGACTCCACACCGTACCTGGCCTCGCAGGATGACGGGCTCTTGGGCAGCGGGCTGAGCTCGCCCGACAAGCTGGTGCGCAGGCGTAAGTCGCAGCTGCCCCAGGAGTGCCCCATCTGCCACAAGGTCATCCACGGGGCGGGCAAGCTCCCACGACACATGCGTACCCACACCGGCGAGAAGCCGTTTGCCTGCGAGGTGTGCGGGGTACGATTCACCAG GAACGACAAGTTGAAGATCCACATGCGGAAACACACGGGTGAGCGCCCCTACAGCTGCAACTGCTGCGATGCCCGTTTCCTGCACAGCTACGACCTGAAGAACCACACCAGGCTTCACACTGGCGACCGGCCCTTCGAGTGCAGCCAGTGCCGCAAGGCCTTCGTCCGCCTCGATCACCTGCAGCGCCACCTCAAGGGCCAGAACTGCCTGGAGGTCCGCACCCGGAAGCGTAAGGGAGAGCCGGAGGGCAGCGTTACCGGCGCGAATGGCGCCTTCACCCACGACCACGGAGCCGCAAGGCGGCTGCTGGAAGCGGACGGCGGCTTGGCGGTGGAGTACGGCGTGGGCAATGGCAGCCTGCTGATGGACAGGAGCTTCGACCCCGAGTGGGGCCACGTGAGCACCTCGTGGGATCAGGAGCCGGCGGCGGATTCTTCGTAA